The window CCGCTCCAGCGTGCCGAGCCGGACGCCGCCGCTCCCCCAGGGCACGGAGAGGTCGAAGAGCTCCGGGATCGCCCGCGTAAGGCCGATAAGCCAGTAGCCGCCGTCGGGCGTAGGCCCCAGGACGACATCGGCCTCCGCCAACAGGTCGAAAGCCCTGCCGATGCTGGCGGGACGCATGTGGGGGATGTCCGTCCCGACGATGGCCGCCCGCTCGTACCCCGCCTCGAGGGCATCCCGGGCCGCGGCGAGCATTCGGTCCCCGAGGCTCTTCCCCCGCTGCTCCCGAAGCGTGAAGGCGGAGGGGATCAGGCTGGCATACGCCTCGGGCCGCCCGCTGCCCGTCCAGTAGAGGAAGAGATCCGCGCGGTCCCGGAGCTCCAGGGATGCGGCAAACGCATCGGCCCAGAAGCATCGGTGCAGGGCCTCCCGCTGGGGCTCATCCAAAATCGGGGAGAGGCGCGTCTTGGTCTCCGTGCCGACGGGCAGCCGGGAGAAGAGGATCAGGGCCTCGGATTTTTTTCCCTGTTTCATTGTCTCGTGTCGCGTCCTTTCTCCCCGCGCCGTCCCTCGTAAAGGGTCCTCAGCGTCTCGGTCGATACCCCCAGAATGTAGAGCGCCTTGATCATGTGGATCTTCATCAACGTCCTCAGCCGTCCGTTTCGGATGAAGCGTCGGGCCGAGGTCCCCACCGGCGTCTCCAGCGCCCGGATCAGTCCCCTGCGGTGCAGGGGCCGCAGGCGCCGCGCGAGCTCCCAATCCTCCATCAGGGCGAGGGGGGCGTACCCCCCGAGCGATTCGAAGACGTCCCGCCTCAGGAAGAGGGCTTGATCTCCGAAGATCAGGCCGAACCGTCGGGCCCTCGTGTGCGAGGTGCGCTCCACGAAGCGCATGAATCGGTCGTCCGCGTCGTAGAAGTGGAGCCGGAAGAAGCCGCCGGAGCAGCCCTCCGAAAGGGCGCGTTCGATGTCGGCGAGGCTCGAGGGGGCGACGCGGGAGTCCCCGTGCACGAACCACAGCACGTTGCCCCGCGCCGCACGGGCCCCCGTGTTCATCTGGAGGGCCCGGCCCCGGTCGCAACGGACGACGCGGACTCCGGGCACGGTCTCCGCCGCCTCGGGCGTGCCGTCCGTGCTGCCGCCGTCGGCGACGACGATTTCCTTGTCGCCCGAAAGGGCGGACAGCGCTTCGAGCAGTGCCGTGATGCGCGCGCGCTCGTTCAGGGTGGGGACGACGATCGAGATCATGACGCTGCGGCCGGCCGCGACCCCGCGGCCGGTGTCGGTCCTGCACTCGTGCTCTCCGTGCCCTGTCCCCTCGCGTCTCGGGACGGAAGCTCCGAAGCCCTGAGCACGCTTCCCAGCAGGCGCCGGGTCCTCCAGCGGTTGAACCAGCTCCGGAGCGAACGGTCCGGGGGCGGAGTGGGGTGGCCCGGCCGGCCGTTGCCGAAGACCAGGTCGAGGAGGTGCAGGCTCTCGCGTCCACCCGTCCGCATGGCCGAGCGGCACG of the Fretibacterium sp. OH1220_COT-178 genome contains:
- a CDS encoding TIGR04283 family arsenosugar biosynthesis glycosyltransferase — protein: MISIVVPTLNERARITALLEALSALSGDKEIVVADGGSTDGTPEAAETVPGVRVVRCDRGRALQMNTGARAARGNVLWFVHGDSRVAPSSLADIERALSEGCSGGFFRLHFYDADDRFMRFVERTSHTRARRFGLIFGDQALFLRRDVFESLGGYAPLALMEDWELARRLRPLHRRGLIRALETPVGTSARRFIRNGRLRTLMKIHMIKALYILGVSTETLRTLYEGRRGEKGRDTRQ
- a CDS encoding TIGR04282 family arsenosugar biosynthesis glycosyltransferase; protein product: MKQGKKSEALILFSRLPVGTETKTRLSPILDEPQREALHRCFWADAFAASLELRDRADLFLYWTGSGRPEAYASLIPSAFTLREQRGKSLGDRMLAAARDALEAGYERAAIVGTDIPHMRPASIGRAFDLLAEADVVLGPTPDGGYWLIGLTRAIPELFDLSVPWGSGGVRLGTLERARNAGCLCAETDEYRDLDTPDDLRAFLEEHHERGTATRRYLEDLGIGSSPATT